The window CTTTTGATGCCGCTTTGACCAAGCACATCCGAAAACTGGCGCAATAAACGCTCTTTCTTTGCCTTTTCCCACTGCCCTCGAAACAACAAAAAAACACCCTAAAGTCAGGGTGCTCATGATTCTTTCGTTTTTTCCTTATGGCGCTTCTCTAAAACGTGGAGTACATCTGCAAATGGCAGCTTTTGTTCCCTCAGCAGGACCATCAGATGATACAGAAGGTCCGCCGCCTCCCATTTCAATTCTTCCCGATCGCGATTTTTTGCCGCGATGATGACCTCAGATGCTTCTTCTCCCACTTTTTTCAGGATTTTATCGACGCCTTTTTGAAATAAGTAGGTGGTGTAAGTCCCTTCAGGCCTCTTCAAATCCCGCTCCTCGATCACTTGCTCAAGCAGGGAGAGGATTTCCGTAGAGCCACTCTTCTTTTTCTCTTCCGGCAGCGGTCTATTATAAAACGATTCTTCAAAACAGCTCACCGTTCCATTATGGCAGGCAGGACCATTCGGCAATACGAGGACGACAAGGGCATCTTTGTCACAGTCATACTTCATCTCAACGATTTTCTGTGTATGTCCGCTCGTCTCCCCCTTGTGCCACAGCTGTTGGCGTGAGCGGCTGTAAAACCATGTCTCGCCTTTGTCCATTGACAATCTGAGAGATTCTTTATTCATATATGCCAATGTCAATACTTCTTTCGTTTCGGCATCCTGTACGATTGCCGGAACGAGGCCATTGTCATCAAACCGGATTGAATCGATTGTAAATTCCGTTGTCATCGCACAAGCACTCCTTTCGATTTCAAATATTGCTTCACTTCCATGACGCTCGTTTCTTTATAGTGAAAAATCGAAGCTGCGAGGGCCGCATCTGCTTTTCCTTGTTCAAAAGCTTCCTGAAAGTCAGAGGCATTCCCTGCGCCTCCAGAAGCAATGACAGGCACCGTGACCGCTTCGCTGACTGCCTTCGTCAAAGGAAGATTGAACCCTTTCTTTTCTCCATCTGCATCCATACTGGTAAGAAGGATTTCCCCTGCTCCCCTCGACACGGCCTCCGTTGCCCAATCGATGACTTCCCATTCTGTTGGCTTCCGGCCGCCATGTGTGTATACACGCCATGAACCGAGAGAATCATCATACTTGGCATCGATGGCGACCACGATACATTGCTTGCCGAAATAATTCGCACCTTCCGTAATCAATGCCGGAGTCAATACTGCAGCCGTATTCAGCGATACTTTATCCGCACCAGCACGTAAAATCCGCTTCATGTCCTCAAGCGAATTGATGCCTCCGCCTACGGTAAATGGTATCGCCAATTCTGACGCAACTTCACGAACAACTTCGACCATCGTTTTCCGTCCTTCATGGGATGCAGAGATGTCCAGAAATACAAGCTCGTCCGCGCCCTGTTCATCGTATGCCTTTGCCAATTCGACCGGATCGCCTGCATCACGCAGCTCGAGAAATTGAATTCCCTTCACGACGCGCCCTTCCTTTACATCGAGACAAGGGATGATTCTCTTTGTGATCATACGGATTCCACCTCTTTGATTGCCTCTTCAAGATTAATCTTGTCGGTGTAGATCGCTTTACCCACAATCGAGCCGCTCACTCCATCTTGTTCATACTTCTTCAAATCCTTCAAATCTTGGAGTGAGCTTACGCCTCCAGAAGCAATGATTTGTTTCCCCGTCGCCTTGGCAAGCCCTGCGATGGCATCTATATTTGGTCCAGACAGCATTCCGTCTGTTGCGATGTCCGTGAAAATGAACGTTTCTGCACCTGCATCCGCAAGTTCTTTTGCGATATCCACTGCTTTGACGGTAGAAGTTTCGATCCAGCCATGCGTCGCAACCATTCCATCCTTTGCGTCCAACCCAATGGCAATCCGATTGCCGTATTTTCCAAGCCACTTCTTCACCAATTCAGGCTGAGTGACTGCCAAGCTCCCAATGATTACCCGATCGACACCATTTTCCAGATAATATTGGACATCATCTTCGGTCCGGATTCCACCGCCGATCTGCACCTTTGCATTCAGCTCCTTGGCAGCCTGTATGACATATTGGCTGTTCACCCTGCTGCCGCTTTTGGCACCGTCAAGGTCTACCATATGAATCCATTGTGCACCTTGATCCACGAAAGTTTTCGCCATTGCAAAGGGTGAATCGCCGTATACAGTTTCTCTATTATAGTCGCCTTGGACAAGGCGGACGCATTTTCCATTTCTCATATCGATGGCAGGATAAATTGTATAGCTCATCGCAGACTCTCCTTCTCATAAACCATGCCGGTGAAATTTTTTAATAGTGACATACCAAGTCGGCTGCTTTTCTCTGGGTGGAATTGCATGCCATAAACATTTCCCTTGGAAACTACTGCCGGAATTTCAACGTTATACTCCGCACTTGCCGCCAGATCTTCCCTTTCCATCTCATCGACAAAATAAGAATGGACGAAGTAAACGTGATCCTCTTCCAAGCCATCCAAAAGGACCGAACGTTTTTGGAATCTTAGCTTATTCCAGCCCATGTGAGGGACCTTATATGATTCCCCTCCCTTTCCTTGAGGGGGGATCGCCTTGACCTTTCCCTTTAGAAGTCCGAGTCCTTCGGAAAAGCCGTTTTCCTCACTTGCATCAAACAAAAGCTGCATCCCAAGGCAGATGCCTAAAAGCGGCCTATCCGACTTAGCATAATCCAGGATCAAATCCAGCAGTCCTTTTTCGCGAAGGAGGGCCATAGCGTCATAAAACGAACCCACACCAGGTAGGATCAATCCATCTGCCTGCTTCAATGTGTCTGGATCATCGCTTATTAAATAAGGAACGTTCAGTCTCTCGAGTGCTTTTCCCACACTGAAAAGATTCCCCATTCCGTAATCTATGATGCCGATCATCTATAACATTCCTTTCGTAGATGGGACTCCTTTTATTCTCGGATCGATGATCGTCGCTTCATCCAAAGCCCTCGCCAGCGCCTTGAATACCGCCTCGATCATGTGATGCGTATTGCTGCCGTAATGAACGATGACGTGTAGATTCATCCTTGCTTCCAATGCAAGTTTCCACAAGAACTCATGAACGAGCTCGGTATCGAATGTACCGACCTTCTGACTTGGAAACTCGCCGCGAAATTCAAGGTGAGGACGGTTACTCAAGTCAATGACGACTTGTGCAAGTGCTTCATCCATCGGAACGAATGCATTGCCATATCGTTTAATCCCTTTTTTATCACCGAGCGACTCCCGCAGAACCTGTCCCAGACAAATGCCGATATCCTCGGTTGTGTGATGGTCGTCGACATCGGTATCTCCATTTGCATGAACGGTTAAATCGAATTGGCCATGCTTTGTAAAAAGATCAAGCATATGTGTTAAAAATGGAACTCCTGTTGTAATATCCGCTTTTCCTTCTCCATCTATTTGAAGCTTTAATGATATGTCTGTTTCATTTGTTTTTCTTTCGACTGATGCTGTTCTCATGGTACGCCTCCTATTTTTTAAACCGTTCTTCGACTGCCCTTGCGTGGGCTTCCAGTCCTTCCAATCGGGCAAAGGCGGCAATTTTGGACGCGTTTTGTTCCAGTGCCTGCCTGCTATAGGAAATGATGCTTGATTTTTTCATAAAATCGTCGACATTCAACGGGCTTGAAAACCTTGCCGTACCGTTTGTGGGCAGTACATGGTTCGGTCCTGCAAAATAGTCGCCGACAGGTTCAGAGCTGTACCTTCCGACAAAGATCGCACCTGCGTGGCGGATTTGTCCAACGAGCTCCATCGCATTTTCCGTGACGATTTCCAAATGCTCCGGCGCCAGTCGATTGATGACATCGACTGATTCCACCAAGCTGTTTGTTGTATAGATGACTCCATAATCCTCAATGGCCTTTTCAGCAATTTCCTTTCGCGGGAGCAAAGACAACTGGCGATCGACTTCACCGGAAACTTCCTCAGCAAGTGATCGGGAGTGTGTTACCAGGACACTGCAGGCCCTCGTGTCATGTTCCGCCTGTGACAAAAGATCGGCGGCAATTTCGTTCGCGTGCGCGGTTTCATCAGCCAAAACGGCGATTTCACTTGGCCCCGCGATCATATCAATGTCGACATCTCCATAAACTTCACGCTTTGCCAATGCTACATAAAGATTCCCCGGACCGACGATCTTGTCCACGGGCTGTATGGACTCCGATCCATAAGCAAGTGCAGCAATCGCCTGGGCACCCCCTACCTTCCAAATTTCCTGAACACCCGCTTCCTTCGCAGCCACAAGCACGGCTGGAGGCACTTTGCCCTCCCTGTTCGGCGGGGTGGCCATGACGATGCGAGCGACCCCTGCTGTTTTCGCCGGCATGACATTCATCAGTACGGAGGAAGGATATGCAGCCGTCCCCCCAGGAACATAGACCCCCACCGAGTCGAGGGGTGTAAGCTTTTGACCAAGGATAGTCCCGTTCTCTTCCATAGTCATCCATGACTGCCGTTTTTGCTTATCATGAAAGGCACCGATATTGGCCGCTGCTTCCTGAATGATCTCAATCATTTCGGGTTCGACAGATTGATAGGCCGCTTGAATTTCTTCTTCTTTTACCTGAAGATCTTCAAGATCGATCCCGTCAAATTTGGCTGTGAAATATTTAAGGGCTTGATCACCGTTTTCCTGTACTTCCGCAATGATTTTCTTCACTGAATTCCGCTGTAAATCCGTTCCGGTGTCGATCGAACGTTTAATTGAAATATTTTTATCCACCTGAATGATTTTCATTTTTTCACCTTCTTAAGAGAAACTGATTCAATTCGCATCCTGCTGGACGATGCCTTCCAGCCTTTCCACCAGTTCCTGGATGCGGTCGTCCTTTATTCGATAGCTTACGGGATTGACAATCAACCTCGAGGTGATCGATACGATTTTTTCATATTCCACAAGGCCATTTTCCTTCAATGTCCTGCCGGATGAAACGATATCGACAATTCGATCGGCGAGTCCGATCAATGGAGCAAGCTCGATAGATCCATTCAACTTGATGATTTCAACTTGCTCGCCCTGCTCCCTAAAATAGGATGAGGCCACATTCGGATACTTGGTGGCGATTTTTGGCGCCACATCATTCATTTTTGTACCGGGAAGACCTGCCACCGCGAGATAGCAAAGACTGATTTTGAGGTCGAGCAGCTCATAAACCTCCCGTTCCTCCTCCAGCATGACATCTTTTCCGGCTATTCCTAAATCCGCGACTCCATGTTCTACATAGGTCGGGACATCCATCGGCTTTGCTAGAATGAATCGCAAGTTTTCCTCCGGCACTTCTATGATCAATTTCCGTGATTCATCAAATTCCGGCGGAAGTTTATATCCCGCTTTTCTTAATAAATGAAGTGCTTCATCAAAGATCCTGCCCTTCGGCATGGCAATCGTCAGTAAGCTCATGAGCGAATCCCCTCCCTGTCAGGAGCAGCACCGATCAAATACGTGACATCTGAGAATGACTTTGTAAACCGATCAACGTCCTGGACACCTGCAATATCCTGTGCTAATACATATTTCCCTTGCAATCTCATATCCCTGGCTTGTTGGAATGCCTCTTTCCTTCGTTCCGCACTGAACAAAATGCAATGTGTGGAAGATGGCTTTTCAAGAACCTCAATTGCTTCAATCAAATAATCCAGACGAAGTCCAAAGCCCGTCGCGACAGTATCCTTTCCAAATTTTCCGAGAAGCTTGTCATATCTTCCGCCGTTGCCGATCGGGGAGCCTACTTTTTCGGCGTACACTTCAAACAAGATGCCAGTATAGTAGCTTAAATGACTGACAAGAGATAAATCCAATTTCACATATTCGGAAATCCCATACTCTTCAAGCTGGTTCCATAGTTCTTCCAGCTGAATGAGCGCCTGTTTTCCCTGATTGTTTTCAATCAGATCATAGGCTTGCTCAATGACTTCATGTGTTCCTCGAATCTGCAAAAATTTCATGAGGCGTTCTTTATCGATCGAAGAAAGGCCAAGAGAAGAGACATGCTGGCGATAGCCGACGAAATTTTTATCGAAAAGGAACCCGCTTAATTCATTTGCTCTTTCCTTATTTCCGAGTATTTGAATGAACAAGTCCTGTACAAAGCCGATATGCCCGATTGA is drawn from Falsibacillus albus and contains these coding sequences:
- the hisIE gene encoding bifunctional phosphoribosyl-AMP cyclohydrolase/phosphoribosyl-ATP diphosphatase HisIE → MTTEFTIDSIRFDDNGLVPAIVQDAETKEVLTLAYMNKESLRLSMDKGETWFYSRSRQQLWHKGETSGHTQKIVEMKYDCDKDALVVLVLPNGPACHNGTVSCFEESFYNRPLPEEKKKSGSTEILSLLEQVIEERDLKRPEGTYTTYLFQKGVDKILKKVGEEASEVIIAAKNRDREELKWEAADLLYHLMVLLREQKLPFADVLHVLEKRHKEKTKES
- the hisF gene encoding imidazole glycerol phosphate synthase subunit HisF, whose translation is MITKRIIPCLDVKEGRVVKGIQFLELRDAGDPVELAKAYDEQGADELVFLDISASHEGRKTMVEVVREVASELAIPFTVGGGINSLEDMKRILRAGADKVSLNTAAVLTPALITEGANYFGKQCIVVAIDAKYDDSLGSWRVYTHGGRKPTEWEVIDWATEAVSRGAGEILLTSMDADGEKKGFNLPLTKAVSEAVTVPVIASGGAGNASDFQEAFEQGKADAALAASIFHYKETSVMEVKQYLKSKGVLVR
- the hisA gene encoding 1-(5-phosphoribosyl)-5-[(5-phosphoribosylamino)methylideneamino]imidazole-4-carboxamide isomerase, translated to MSYTIYPAIDMRNGKCVRLVQGDYNRETVYGDSPFAMAKTFVDQGAQWIHMVDLDGAKSGSRVNSQYVIQAAKELNAKVQIGGGIRTEDDVQYYLENGVDRVIIGSLAVTQPELVKKWLGKYGNRIAIGLDAKDGMVATHGWIETSTVKAVDIAKELADAGAETFIFTDIATDGMLSGPNIDAIAGLAKATGKQIIASGGVSSLQDLKDLKKYEQDGVSGSIVGKAIYTDKINLEEAIKEVESV
- the hisH gene encoding imidazole glycerol phosphate synthase subunit HisH, which translates into the protein MIGIIDYGMGNLFSVGKALERLNVPYLISDDPDTLKQADGLILPGVGSFYDAMALLREKGLLDLILDYAKSDRPLLGICLGMQLLFDASEENGFSEGLGLLKGKVKAIPPQGKGGESYKVPHMGWNKLRFQKRSVLLDGLEEDHVYFVHSYFVDEMEREDLAASAEYNVEIPAVVSKGNVYGMQFHPEKSSRLGMSLLKNFTGMVYEKESLR
- the hisB gene encoding imidazoleglycerol-phosphate dehydratase HisB, whose translation is MRTASVERKTNETDISLKLQIDGEGKADITTGVPFLTHMLDLFTKHGQFDLTVHANGDTDVDDHHTTEDIGICLGQVLRESLGDKKGIKRYGNAFVPMDEALAQVVIDLSNRPHLEFRGEFPSQKVGTFDTELVHEFLWKLALEARMNLHVIVHYGSNTHHMIEAVFKALARALDEATIIDPRIKGVPSTKGML
- the hisD gene encoding histidinol dehydrogenase, producing the protein MKIIQVDKNISIKRSIDTGTDLQRNSVKKIIAEVQENGDQALKYFTAKFDGIDLEDLQVKEEEIQAAYQSVEPEMIEIIQEAAANIGAFHDKQKRQSWMTMEENGTILGQKLTPLDSVGVYVPGGTAAYPSSVLMNVMPAKTAGVARIVMATPPNREGKVPPAVLVAAKEAGVQEIWKVGGAQAIAALAYGSESIQPVDKIVGPGNLYVALAKREVYGDVDIDMIAGPSEIAVLADETAHANEIAADLLSQAEHDTRACSVLVTHSRSLAEEVSGEVDRQLSLLPRKEIAEKAIEDYGVIYTTNSLVESVDVINRLAPEHLEIVTENAMELVGQIRHAGAIFVGRYSSEPVGDYFAGPNHVLPTNGTARFSSPLNVDDFMKKSSIISYSRQALEQNASKIAAFARLEGLEAHARAVEERFKK
- the hisG gene encoding ATP phosphoribosyltransferase is translated as MSLLTIAMPKGRIFDEALHLLRKAGYKLPPEFDESRKLIIEVPEENLRFILAKPMDVPTYVEHGVADLGIAGKDVMLEEEREVYELLDLKISLCYLAVAGLPGTKMNDVAPKIATKYPNVASSYFREQGEQVEIIKLNGSIELAPLIGLADRIVDIVSSGRTLKENGLVEYEKIVSITSRLIVNPVSYRIKDDRIQELVERLEGIVQQDAN
- a CDS encoding ATP phosphoribosyltransferase regulatory subunit; translation: MSKRFMFEKPLGMRDTFPIIYETKQSMKKRINKTMEMWGYRFLETPTLEFYETVGAASSTMDQQLFKLLDQQGHTLVLRPDMTAPIARVASSKLLNDQIPLRLAYSANVFRAQQNEGGRPAEFEQAGIELIGDPTISADAEVIALMVSVLRDAGLENFQISIGHIGFVQDLFIQILGNKERANELSGFLFDKNFVGYRQHVSSLGLSSIDKERLMKFLQIRGTHEVIEQAYDLIENNQGKQALIQLEELWNQLEEYGISEYVKLDLSLVSHLSYYTGILFEVYAEKVGSPIGNGGRYDKLLGKFGKDTVATGFGLRLDYLIEAIEVLEKPSSTHCILFSAERRKEAFQQARDMRLQGKYVLAQDIAGVQDVDRFTKSFSDVTYLIGAAPDREGIRS